A genomic window from Heterodontus francisci isolate sHetFra1 chromosome 36, sHetFra1.hap1, whole genome shotgun sequence includes:
- the LOC137351521 gene encoding SURP and G-patch domain-containing protein 2-like, which yields MEERFCPEMLNYAPRRYPRESYEENTQYDDLPYDDYESPSHRSERWRNMSSQAEMPSEDNRRYYDDASYSASARENFLDHVERDDHRSQYKELRGPVELGGDPGLFGRQANSNDSDARRGSGIYRRSMSPAESRDRSGTYRRPTSPNNWQSQSAVNDSRDYQFYRRSQSPNGRDGQSLYNRSQNPVDESGHSESHRRSWSPGAETRDQGSNPRPRSPVKAHDAALYKLLSNVIDNARRLAASKNDPSHTSWRDPSRDSSQVDSSIYQTATPTDGFHAAEDYNPHLNQHSYIHKNTEASRRGHSSQVPPKNARGPLLKRPKVQGRHGLLGRAPGLLGRAPGLLGAAPGLLGAAPGLLGAAPGLLGTAPGLLGTAPVGLVGSSVSSKPMATYKNVSPDSPRLYSLGNISALGSQMELGQQIIKWAGFHSVAVEHSMKKKFDPNTDTYSKVATAFQCLMAKQHQDICESTLVAHLGLTYPVIDNSFVSLLIRKNVITSRLELDDIVHQEETLLQEVQSKLLECIGPLLVVSSNHELSSKLQSSQTSNELASELEQAITACRQSMVFIGQIFAFVSEERRKNLLRKTGLISVAPKYDYFMNLESNQLFGNKYINELKNRVEQIYLPPLHSQVSCSSKFITKEEEQSKNDTAIKPSKISSSVDAKASKPTEKGSSAPDSSSRWKTEKVSAPTDGSGKSMTEKDAPSAAGESIRPPEDTQVKTIIDKLAMFVAEKGETAEKAVVQYKKEDSNYRFLLDTKSNEYKYYKQKVAQFSRENTCQSSKPGAAENKGSGCKTSMENTPAGFQTEFQMNVESSKTCPTTEKGDSLSDTKTRTTAEKLAKFVAECGPELEEIAIENNRDNPTFWFLYNENSSYYKYYKEKVKEYSGMLEKSNPSTDPAPEPASSGHSVLPPRRRKGLTLKVGMLPPKKIRPKATPSPVRELKRIGYDKPAYKPKKKPKNEDINYTKNKLAVDNVGYKMLQRMGWKDGEGLGLEKQGIKDPVNRGVTSTDRSGLGVGVNAETDEADNEFATFRKRMMVAFRSKLLSKS from the exons GGAGGAGAGGTTTTGTCCAG AAATGCTCAACTATGCACCCAGGCGATATCCCAGGGAATCATATGAAGAAAATACACAATACGATGACCTGCCCTATGATGACTATGAATCTCCATCTCACAGATCGGAGAGATGGAGGAATATGTCCAGTCAAGCAGAAATGCCTTCCGAAGATAATAGAAGGTATTATGATGATGCTTCCTATTCTGCTTCAGCAAGAGAGAATTTCTTGGATCACGTTGAGAGAGATGATCACCGTTCACAGTATAAAGAATTAAGGGGCCCTGTTGAACTCGGTGGGGATCCAGGGTTATTTGGAAGACAAGCAAATTCCAATGACAGTGATGCCAGGAGAGGATCTGGAATCTACAGAAGATCAATGAGCCCTGCTGAGTCTAGAGATCGGTCAGGAACGTACAGAAGACCAACAAGCCCAAATAATTGGCAGTCTCAGAGTGCAGTTAATGACTCAAGAGATTACCAATTCTATAGGCGATCCCAAAGTCCCAATGGCAGAGATGGTCAAAGTTTATACAATAGATCCCAAAACCCTGTTGATGAATCAGGACACTCAGAATCACACAGGCGATCCTGGAGCCCTGGTGCTGAAACCAGGGATCAAGGATCAAACCCTAGACCCAGGAGTCCTGTTAAGGCACATGATGCAGCATTATACAAGTTGTTAAGTAATGTTATTGATAATGCTCGGCGTTTGGCGGCTAGTAAGAATGACCCCTCACACACATCCTGGAGAGACCCATCCAGGGACTCCTCTCAGGTGGATTCTTCCATTTACCAGACTGCTACACCTACAGATGGGTTCCATGCAGCTGAGGATTATAACCCTCACTTGAACCAGCACAGTTATATTCATAAAAACACAGAAGCTTCCCGAAGAGGTCATTCTTCTCAAGTGCCTCCTAAAAATGCAAGAGGGCCTTTGCTTAAGCGTCCAAAGGTTCAGGGGCGACATGGCCTTCTAGGGAGAGCCCCTGGCCTTCTAGGGAGAGCCCCTGGCCTTCTCGGAGCAGCCCCTGGCCTTCTCGGAGCAGCCCCTGGCCTTCTCGGAGCAGCCCCTGGCCTTCTCGGGACAGCCCCTGGCCTTCTCGGGACAGCCCCTGTTGGTTTAGTGGGGTCTTCTGTGTCCAGCAAGCCAATGGCCACCTACAAAAATGTTTCCCCGGATTCTCCTCGTTTATATTCATTGGGGAATATATCTGCTCTAGGTAGTCAAATGGAACTGGGACAGCAAATAATAAAATGGGCTGGTTTTCATAGTGTTGCTGTTGAGCATTCCATGAAAAAGAAGTTTGATCCTAACACAGATACCTATTCCAAGGTAGCCACGGCCTTCCAGTGCTTGATGGCAAAGCAGCATCAGGATATCTGTGAGTCAACATTAGTGGCACATTTAGGCCTCACGTACCCTGTGATAGACAACTCTTTTGTATCTCTATTGATAAGGAAGAATGTCATTACAAGTAGGTTGGAGTTGGATGATATTGTGCATCAAGAAGAAACTCTTTTGCAAGAGGTACAGAGCAAGCTGCTGGAATGCATAGGTCCACTTCTTGTAGTAAGCAGTAACCATGAGCTGAGCTCCAAGTTGCAAAGCTCACAGACCTCTAATGAACTTGCCAGTGAGCTAGAGCAGGCCATCACAGCTTGCCGCCAATCAATGGTGTTCATTGGGCAAATCTTTGCTTTTGTTAGCGAAGAAAGAAGGAAGAACCTGTTGCGCAAGACCGGGCTGATCTCAGTGGCTCCAAAGTATGATTATTTCATGAATCTGGAAAGCAATCAGCTGTTTGGGAACAAATACATAAATGAGCTGAAGAACCGAGTGGAGCAAATCTACCTTCCCCCATTACATAGCCAGGTTTCTTGTTCCAGTAAGTTCATAACTAAAGAGGAGGAGCAATCAAAGAATGACACAGCAATCAAGCCCTCGAAAA tttcttCTTCGGTAGATGCCAAAGCCAGCAAACCGACTGAGAAAGGTTCTTCAGcaccagacagcagcagtagaTGGAAGACAGAGAAGGTCTCAGCACCCACTGATGGCAGTGGCAAGAGCATGACAGAGAAAGATGCACCGTCAGCAGCCGGTGAGAGCATCCGCCCCCCAGAAGACACACAGGTCAAGACCATTATTGATAAACTGGCTATGTTCGTAGCAGAGAAGGGTGAGACAGCAGAAAAAGCAGTCGTCCAGTACAAGAAAGAGGACTCCAATTATAG GTTTTTGCTTGACACAAAAAGCAACGAGTACAAGTACTACAAGCAGAAAGTGGCACAGTTCTCTAGAGAAAACACCTGCCAGTCAAGCAAACCTGGTGCTGCTGAGAACAAAGGGTCAGGGTGCAAAACATCCATGGAGAACACACCAGCTGGTTTCCAAACAGAGTTCCAGATGAACGTTGAGAGTTCGAAAACTTGTCCAACTACAGAAAAAG GTGATTCTCTCAGTGACACCAAGACTAGAACCACTGCAGAGAAACTGGCTAAGTTTGTGGCTGAATGTGGTCCAGAGCTGGAAGAGATTGCCATTGAAAACAACCGGGATAATCCAACCTTCTG GTTTCTGTACAATGAGAACAGTTCCTACTACAAGTATTACAAGGAGAAGGTGAAGGAATACAGCGGGATGCTGGAGAAATCCAATCCTTCCACAGATCCAGCACCGGAGCCAGCGTCCTCAGGGCATTCCGTTCTTCCTCCCAGAAGACGGAAGGGACTGACGTTGAAAGTGGGCATGCTGCCACCCAAAAAGATCCGCCCAAAAGCAACCCCATCGCCGG TCCGAGAGCTGAAGAGAATCGGCTATGACAAGCCAGCATACAAGCCGAAGAAAAAACCG